In the genome of Sander lucioperca isolate FBNREF2018 chromosome 18, SLUC_FBN_1.2, whole genome shotgun sequence, the window tcagattttattttttacattttttttttaacattgacttAGCATGTTACTAAAAAAGTTACaaataaagaagaaaatatGTGCAATAAATAGGTAGTTATGCAGATATAAAGGGATAAGCCAACAATCAGCAGATCAATgtgacatttcatttgtacgAATGTTATAGACATCAAACAGTGGTttctttataaaacaaaaaacaagtttATTGAAATATTTACATGGCAGATGATGTAGGCTCAAAGTACAAAAAACCATGAACACACTCTCCGACATTCACcatagacacatacacatacaagcACACTATTCGTTTTCGTTCAAACATATTCTCCACAGTCAGAGATGATGACTTTCTGCTTCGGCTTGCCGTCTTTATTTCCCTGAGCCTgcagaaagaaaacacatttaaaagataCAGCAATTACTTGCCAAAATTCAGCATGATTGTCTTGCAAGCTTTTATTATAATATGACCAACTAATATCAACAGAACATTAGGCCCAGATAGATGTTTGAGTTCCACGTTTATGGGTACAATTATAATCTAGATAACATTATGAACAGTATGATCACCAATATTAACTTGCTATTTTTGCTACTTAAATCATGATTAACTTTATTCCTAAATCATCCCTAAAAATCATTCATAGCAATTGGTAAACCAGCTGATTCTTGTGCCAATTTTCAACTGTTTGCTAATTTGGGTTTCTGctgtgagaaaaagaaaagtgagaAGGAAATAGTGATGTATATAGTTAAAGACCAAATCGGGTAAGAACTGAGGTTTGTTATGAGAGTGTTTTTTTGCTGTGAGTGACTTTACGCTTTTATTATCACTGAATTAACCctttattttattgtgaaattgaAACCTTCAACAgtatcattatatatatatatatattttaggagTGACCTTGAATAGTTGAATATTCGATGCTTCGATCAAAGGAGCACGATTTGACTGCTAATCTCCCAGTTGAATCTCCGCAGAGGCGTTCAGAGCCCCAGTTCAGATCAAAGATTTGCGATGAGaagagttgaaacttgcaaatATTTGCAAAGACGTCGGTCTACAacgttctgaaacctgccagtttacaccaatgcgACGAGACGACGGTGTATTATCTTCATAGGAACGACTTTTTGTACTTCCGCTCTAACTTCTGACTTtccggcttttttgtagctggatatatcatttgttgcgtccaaatatgaatgtggataacgttagtgatagtgagatgcttgctacagttgcatttctagtgatgaaacgATGAAACGTTTTACGGTGcccactccccccccccaaatataTTGCAGTCTCAGTAGACCCTTTTATCCCTTACCTCCATTGCACGGAGTACATCCATCCCCTCCACCAGATCTCCAAACACCACATGTTTACCATCCAGCCAGTCTGTTTTGTCATTGGTGATGAAGAACTGAGAGCCATTAGTGTTTGGCCCGGAGTTGGCCATGGAGAGCTGCCCTGTGAGCACGAGAGATAAGGTTTGGCCAGTTATCCATGGGAACTTCTAGTAAACGTAAACCATAATGCTCATTCACCTAGAGACCACCAACACACACTCCATGAGCTCCTTGCAAAATTCCTCACCTGGCGCGGTGTGCTTGAGGACAAAGTTTTCATCATCAAACTTCCGGCCATAGATGGATTTGCCACCGGTGCCGTTGTGGTTGGTGAAGTCACCTCCTTGGCACATAAACTGAGGGATGATGCGATGAAAGCTGCTGCCCTTAAAGCCAAATCCTTTCTCATGTGTGCACAGGCAGCGGAAATTCTCTATATAGGATGTAAGAAAAGATGTTGGTGTTACTATGTGCCAACtgaatatttagttttttttaaaggggaaTGATATACTTAAGCACTTGTGGTTTTGTTTTACTCCTGTATAATTCATTTTAGTGTTAATTCTTTATGCAAGTAATCCAAACATTGTGcagctacagtatatatttttgaCAAAGATGTGATGGGAAAGCCCtacaagcacacacacctgctgtcaTGGGAACGATGTCAGCCCGAAGGAGGAAGCGTAGTCTCCCTGCTGCCTTGTTTCCAATCTTGATGTCCATGTAGACCTGAGGATTAACTCTTCCCTTTTTAGCCGGGGGCTCAGCCTGCAAAAACAAATCATACTTCGGTCACTATCTTGACAGTTTAAGAGTCAGAGTCACCAACGCACTTTAGAGAGAGAGCCATCTCACCTCC includes:
- the ppie gene encoding peptidyl-prolyl cis-trans isomerase E — protein: MAANKRVLYVGGLAEEVDEKVLHAAFIPFGDITDIQIPLDYETEKHRGFAFIEFELGEDAAAAIDNMNESELFGRTIRVNTAKPMRIKEGSSRPVWSDDDWLKKFSGKTTEEAEGEAAAGETTNTATEEAEPPAKKGRVNPQVYMDIKIGNKAAGRLRFLLRADIVPMTAENFRCLCTHEKGFGFKGSSFHRIIPQFMCQGGDFTNHNGTGGKSIYGRKFDDENFVLKHTAPGQLSMANSGPNTNGSQFFITNDKTDWLDGKHVVFGDLVEGMDVLRAMEAQGNKDGKPKQKVIISDCGEYV